The Salvia miltiorrhiza cultivar Shanhuang (shh) chromosome 1, IMPLAD_Smil_shh, whole genome shotgun sequence genome has a window encoding:
- the LOC131024469 gene encoding uncharacterized protein LOC131024469 yields MSPHRLVYKKVCHLPIEIEHKAYWAIKAANCNVDTAVKQRMLQMEELEELRNEAYENTRIYKDKVKRLHDHRISHKELRPRMKVLLFNSRLKLFPGKLKSRWSGPFLLKEVFNHGEVELYNENTNESFIVNGHRVKSYFEHHSPPMVVESQALHNPDC; encoded by the coding sequence ATGAGCCCGCACCGTCTCGTTTATAAAAAGGTGTGCCACCTGCCTATAGAGATTGAGCATAAAGCATACTGGGCAATTAAAGCAGCAAATTGCAATGTGGACACCGCAGTGAAGCAGCGTATGCTACAGATGGAGGAATTGGAGGAATTGCGaaatgaggcgtatgagaacACCAGGATATATAAAGACAAGGTGAAGCGGCTGCATGATCACCGTATTTCTCACAAGGAGCTTCGCCCGAGAATGAAGGTGTTATTGTTTAATTCGAGACTGAAGTTGTTTCCAGGCAAGCTTAAATCTAGATGGAGTGGCCCTTTTCTGCTTAAGGAAGTGTTCAATCACGGTGAGGTGGAACTATATAACGAAAATACTAATGAAAGTTTCATAGTAAATGGACATAGAGTGAAGTCGTACTTTGAGCACCATAGCCCTCCAATGGTAGTGGAGAGTCAAGCTCTCCACAATCCAGATTGCTGA